The genomic interval GTATATAAGCTGACCATATATTTGCTGTTCGGAATGGGACAAAAAGGTGATTTGAGTGATTTTCAACGCGgaatgattgttggtgccagacaggctggtctgagtgtttccgACACCGCTGAGTTACTAGGACTTTCTCGCACTACAGTCTCCagggtttacagggaatggtcAGAAAAGGACAAAACATCCACTGGCCGACAGGAGTGTGGGCGAAAAAGCCTCGTTGATGACCGCGGTCAGAAGAGAATGAGCAGACTTATTAAGGCTGATAGAAAAGCTACCGTAACCGAGTTAACCGTTCGTTACAACCAGGGGACCcggaggagcatctctgaacgtacaACACGCCGTGCATTGAAGCAAAT from Danio aesculapii chromosome 14, fDanAes4.1, whole genome shotgun sequence carries:
- the zgc:194285 gene encoding uncharacterized protein zgc:194285; translated protein: MGQKGDLSDFQRGMIVGARQAGLSVSDTAELLGLSRTTVSRVYREWSEKDKTSTGRQECGRKSLVDDRGQKRMSRLIKADRKATVTELTVRYNQGTRRSISERTTRRALKQMGYSKQKTTPESKTQPDDAPVNKEQKPEAPVSAEAPELNDTPSE